A single genomic interval of Suncus etruscus isolate mSunEtr1 chromosome 10, mSunEtr1.pri.cur, whole genome shotgun sequence harbors:
- the DPM3 gene encoding dolichol-phosphate mannosyltransferase subunit 3, with protein sequence MTKLTQWLWGLLLLGSAWAALTLGALDLKLSSACREVLWPLPAYLLVSAGCYALGTVGYRVATFHDCEDAARELQSQIHEARVDLARRGLRF encoded by the coding sequence ATGACGAAGTTGACACAGTGGCTCTGGGGACTCCTGCTCCTGGGCTCTGCCTGGGCGGCCCTGACCCTGGGCGCCCTGGATCTGAAGCTGTCCTCGGCGTGCAGGGAGGTGCTGTGGCCGCTGCCCGCCTACCTGCTGGTGTCCGCCGGCTGCTATGCCCTGGGCACCGTCGGCTACCGCGTGGCCACTTTCCACGACTGCGAGGACGCCGCCCGCGAGCTGCAGAGCCAGATCCACGAAGCGAGAGTCGATTTGGCCCGCAGGGGGCTGCGCTTCTGA